From the genome of Desulfitobacterium chlororespirans DSM 11544:
GCCGTTTCGGTCGCGAGGGACGGCAATTTCACTTTCGCCGTAATCGCTGATGATGGTCTTGCGATTATAGCCATTTCGGCTGTTACCGGAGTTGTTTCCTTCAATGCTGTTTTTTTCATACCCCAGATGGTCTTGCATCTCTGCTTCCAGCATCTGCTCAATGGTTCCGGCAAACAGTCTTTTCAGTTTCGACTGAATATCCCCTGTGCTTTGGCAGTCTTGCATCAGTAAGTTGACCAGTTCCATTTCCTTGTCTGTAAGAATGTTTTTTGACTGTTTCATTCCATAACCTCCACTTTTGTCTTATGTGGAGATTATTGCCATTTACACGGGTGTTTAGTCAGTCTCGGTTTTAGATGGAGAGGTTATCTACCGCGTTCCTAAATTTGTAGGTTTGTGCTATTCATTTATACCCCCGAAAGACTACTCTTTATATAGTCATTTTATATTTAATACTCTTTCACCAGAAGATGATATTGCCGCCATAAACGTCGAATTTAAAGATGAGGGCAAACGGGCGCAGTTCACTTTTCAGGTGGATATCCAAAAGGAGCTTACGGCTCAAACACTGGAACTCAAAAGAATTCCAAGCAATATTATTGAGAACATACAGGAAATCTGCTTTGTCTTTACCCTCTCCTCCTTCCGGGACATCAAGAGCCGGAAAGGTATACTAAAACTATCCGGTGTTCGCTTCGTTTAGAAAAACGAAAACGAGCTTGCCTTCCCCGGTCAGCAAGCCCGTTAATGATTAATGTCGTCATAAATAATCAGGAACATAACTCATGAAGCAATTTGGTCCCTTTTAAAACATAGTACTCTTCAGGTGTCAGATCTACAGGAGTCGGGTGGTTATGAATGATTTGCGTTGCCCTGAACTGTGCGGAGGCGTCAATGCAAGCACGGTAGAAAGCACATAGAGACTGATCACGCCTGCCCATACTGCCTCTTTGAATATAGTTGCTGCCATAGCATGTTGGACAGATGGGCAGGTATGGACATCCCAGGCACTCATCACACACAAAAGCAGCAGTTTGCTTGAAGTCAATGGATTCATAGAGCTGCTCCCGGCTTGTTTCGTTTGCCAGGGGTGTGAAGCACTGGCACGGGTATAGAGTACCATCCACAAAGTAAGCCTTCATAGATTCGCCACAGCCGCACCACTTTTCCTCATGGGGAAGCTCCCGGCATAGAGCATGGATGGGGTAATCAAGGAGGGAAGCAACCGGAAACTCTGGATTTGCCTTGTAAAAAACGATCA
Proteins encoded in this window:
- a CDS encoding transposase — protein: MELVNLLMQDCQSTGDIQSKLKRLFAGTIEQMLEAEMQDHLGYEKNSIEGNNSGNSRNGYNRKTIISDYGESEIAVPRDRNG